DNA sequence from the Nicotiana tomentosiformis chromosome 3, ASM39032v3, whole genome shotgun sequence genome:
TTTCATACTTTTGCAGCCAATCTCTCTTTAATGACAGCAGGATGGACTCTCAAACTGGGCTTACTAGCAATAGTGGCTTCTTCTCTATTAaaagcagaggcggatccaggattcgaAGGCTGCGGGTGCCACCATGTTATGCATACAGTATACATGTCAGTAGCTACAAAGACGGATTAGGAATAATGGGTCGGTTCAGttagtttttggttaatttgaataggtctttcattcacaaagcaaataagttcaattttagttcaaatttttaacgcttaatttaaacacattctaaataaaaatgcaaaagaaaaataatatttcatgaaagagcgcctccaatataaatatttgcttaaagagtaccttaactacactatatattctttgtttgactagattaatttacttgtattgttctttgtttatttttccttcttaattattgagttatatgacaattattttcaaagaaaaaccttCAACATTCAACCTATAATATTCGACTCAAAACGATTATCAATCAAgccatttaatttttttcaaaacccaatagaagatattgctcaaattatattccaatatataaattaatatcgtttcattaaaataaataaattatatgttaattaaaatcaattcaaattacctatagaaaataattatttataaagtaaggtataataatagaaacaaaatgaggactgaaagtttaaaaaaatgaagaagagagacttaacaagtaataaaaggagggaaaaaatcaaaaaagaagaaaaagaggtaAGGCTCTAGGGCTCAACTGAAAATAAAGGAAATCTTAATaagtagaaaaaataaaaaataaaaggagcTGCTCCAACATGGAATCGAACTTGCATTCATGAGGCCAAGGAAAGGCTTCAAAGGGAAGGCTGAACCAATGACACCTTCTTCCACTTTGTGACTTTCGGGTGCCACTCTATCCATTTATACGTTTTTTTACAGAGATATTATGTACATAGTAAGAATTTTAGCAAAGCGAGCGGGTGTCGTGTTACCCCTACCTCATAAGGTAGATCCGCCCCTTTAAAAGTTGCTACAATCTTCTCCAAAAGCTCGATAGTAACTGGGACAACAAGTGGCCTTATAAGATGGCATGGAGGACAGAAACAACACGCCAAAATGCCCTGCTTTGTGTGGAATGTTGTCGAGGCAGCATGTCTTAGCCAAGATAATTGTCAGAGAAGAGGACTCTTAGTTATATGCGTAAAAACTGACAAAGAATCCATCAACCATTTAAACTTTTTGCTGTTGACTGGGTGATGCCACAAAATATCACATGCTTACTATCAGATTGGCAAGGACAAAGAATTAATAAAGTTAGGTATGTGATGTAAGAGCATTTTTTTGTAGTGTAGCATATTTACGAACAAAACTACAAAAAGTTATTGGAACGCTCAGCAAAAGAAGAGTATATTTCCAATCCTTCTTTAAATTATCACATATATCAACTGGTACATAACATTATTGTACTtggttgaaaatatttattgtactCCACAAATATTGCCTATCTAGGTTTCTCGTTCTTGCAACGGAAGAAACATCTCTAAGAATAAATCCTATTTTTATCTCACTTTCTCGATTGATTTATACCAAACGAGTCGAAGGAGCATGGCATTTTCCTTGGACAATTTAGGCTCCTATAGAACTGATGAAGTAGGAGAAAAAATAATGGGCAACACCTCACTAGTACTTAAATAAAAGGCAATAGGAATGTAATATCTATGGATCCACATAAAATAGAATTGCCCCCACGCAGGATCGAACTACGGACCTTCAGTTTACAAGACTGACGCTCTACCACTGAGCTATAGGGGCTTCTTGCTATTTGCACTTTTCTTTAATATATCTAACATAATTACAGattctttttctctctcttttcctTTTCAGTAGTGTTGCGGGTTCATTGTTCATTTGAATGAGCGAGCATCCAATGGAGAAGGAGAACCCATTCGATCCCGTAATCATTCCTTCTTCTCTCTTCTCAATTTTTCACTTTCGATTTGAATCATGTAATACCAACATCAAACATTATTTTTTTTCCCTAACGAAATTATTCAATCTGAAAAATTAGAACGGCTTTGTTTGGCTTTAAACAGGATTTGGTCCACGAAATTTTCAAGCTTGCTTGGAAAAGAAGAGCTGCAGGTTTAATTTCACCTTTTCGTCTTTCTGCAATTGACCTTTATTGTTTGTATCTTCGGCTATCTCATTAATAATTGTTGCAGAGCGTGGGAAAAATGAAATATCTGAGAATATGGACAACGAGGTATATATAAACCGTTAGCCCTTTCCTTTTCACTTTATTCCTTTGTTGTTTCCCGaaatctttatcatttttagttTTTATCTGGTGAAATTAGAGTAAAAGATCTGGCTTTAAGTACCTTCAATGTTTTGGGATTTTGTTGGAAGTATTATGTATATGGTTTAAGTGTATGCTGTTGAGCTTGAAAGCATTGTGTAAATATGCCTGTAGGTTGGGGCTAGCTCATCAAAGAGACCTCGGCCTACATTTGGTAAGAACTGGCCCAATAAATAGCTGAAATTTGTTTTCAGCTCAACTATGTTGAAAATTAGCATGTCTTTCTGATGACTTATGGAATCGTGGTTTTGAATTTGGATATTGATTCAATGGTCAAATATACTCTGCTAAGTTTTAGATTTTGTGAGCGAAATTGCTTAAGTTTATTTGTTTTGATATGTGTATATGCATGTTACTTGATGAACTAGCTGCTGATACATACTTTGAGATGGTTTTTCTTTTTATAAAATGTCGTGTCGATTAAGGCACGACCTTTCTGAATATTTCGGAAATAAACCAattagaaagagaaaaaaaaaaattagtttattTAGGAACATCTCTTTCAATGTAGCCATGGTAGAATTATAGATGCCcattgacaagagtgggttgctctagtggtaagcaccctccacttccaaccaagagcaaggtggggagttcgactcaccccaagagcaaggtggggagttcttggatgGAGGGAGCCGAGGGATTATCGGAAACAGcgtctctaccctagggtagggggtaaggtctgcgtacatctaccctccccagacccactagcgggattatactgggttgttattgttgttgttgttgttgttgttatttatcTGCTAGAAAAGGGATAAGACAATGAGAAATATAGGGTTTTGGTGCTTTGTTATGACATTTTCACTACAGGAAGATTCACAAGTTTAAATGTCACTcataaaagtaaaataatatacctCTCTCTGTTTCTCTATTTTATTTTACCAGGATTGGCCTCTTCATGATATATGAGATAGCATAACTCTAAGGAAAAGGGAAGGCAATGAAGTAGTTCGATTTCTGTTTTGTAACTTTATTTAGCCATTTTTCATTCCTCGTAATAGAGATGTATTAGAAGATTAAGTGGGTTGTGGGCCTTGTGGCAAGCAAGCTTTTCTGCATATTACCTCCTTGATAACAATGGCATGTCTAACCTTTAACAAGAACTGCATTTAGTCCACCTTCAGTAACTGTTTCTTATGCTGGTATTTGCATTTCCTCATGTGTGCTGGACCTTTGCTTTGTTATATATTAGCTTAAAAGTGGAACATGTTCTTTGGACAATGATTTTTTCTTCTCATGTTGTTCTTCTGTCTTGATGTTAAAAGCTAATGCAAATGCACTGAAGCTGAGCTCTGAACTTCTCCGAGTCTTCGTAGCAGGTTGGACCATTAATGAAGCAAAATTATGTTATTTACTTGGCTAGACTTTCATGTGCATTCTTTTTATCTTGCGACTTGATTCTTTGATATAGAAGCTATACAACGTGCTGCTACTATTGCTGAAGCGGAGGGCAGTATCAAAATTGAAGCAACTCATCTAGAAAGGATACTTCCTCAGTTACTTTTAGATTTTTAAGGTACTTGAGGAGATCTGGAATCATAAAGTTTTGTCTCTACGAGAATGCAGAAATGGGTATTATCCTCTTAAAAATGGGATGCCGCTTTTCTTCTCTAAACATTCTAGATGTTGGATGATTTCTTCTGTAGCTCTTGGAGTAACTAGCAAATTTTGATTGTTTGTCTGTTTTTAGAATTTACGATACTCCAGGTGTTACCACATGTTAGTTCTTGGAAAAGGTGCCCCTGGGAAAAACTTTTTTTCTCAAAATAATCACAATTTTTGTAATATCACTTTCTTATGGATTGAGGAAGTTTTAATGCTAGAAACCATTGTGATTGATTTCGTTGATTTCCTTCTCAAAGTGCAATTAGGCTGGATGACTGTGAACTTGCGACATTGCACATTTTTtcagcaaggtggggagttcttgaagtgagggagccgagggtctatcggaaacaacctctctatcccagggtaggggaaggtatgcgtacacactaccctcctcaggcccactagtgggattatactgggttgttgttgttgttgcacatTTTTTCAGCAGTTACGTAAATCATATTCCATGTattatgttgtcacgacccattttctgaacaagTCGAGACCGGCACTCGATCACTAAAcgtgaccgagcgaaccatctgcgcctatcaaatctattataacttcaaactttatattcaaccaggcaatactttaaccaaatacttttaattaatttaaatatctaaaatagaCCAATTCCAAAATTTTATTTGTAGTAATCACTGAAATACTGTTAAGTTATTATTAAAAACATCTGAATCTTAACCCAACGACTATGTTTATaaagcctctactgataaactGAAGCACTGCTCAGGACATGAGATTTCCTGGCCAGTTCTCTAAGTAAACAAAGAAATAGCCAAATAATGACGATTCAAAGGAgtactccacgaacaaaagcggagctcaccaatagcactggAAGTGAGGGAAGTCCTAACCCGTAGTCTACTCGCCTGTAAAACCGGTTCCTACGTTGTATCGCAAACCAACATAAGTTCCcaaaagagaacgtcagtaccatctattgtactcagtgagt
Encoded proteins:
- the LOC104092086 gene encoding protein MHF2 homolog, with product MSEHPMEKENPFDPDLVHEIFKLAWKRRAAERGKNEISENMDNEVGASSSKRPRPTFANANALKLSSELLRVFVAEAIQRAATIAEAEGSIKIEATHLERILPQLLLDF